In Priestia megaterium NBRC 15308 = ATCC 14581, the following proteins share a genomic window:
- a CDS encoding beta-glucoside-specific PTS transporter subunit IIABC — translation MGGKIRDYHKLAADILDAVGGEENIVSATRCATRLRIVLKRSKPDAKRKVSSMPGVITVVENSGQFQVVIGQHVGDVYEEFASLVNLDTTEEQTENKGTILNRVIATMSAVFAPFVYILAAAGILQGSLILINLFSDSFAKTGTYQVLSFISWAPFVFLPIFIAITASKHFKTNTYIAVACCAALVSPTWAEMAAKISDGSSITFLGLPLSETVYTSSVLPPLFLVWILSYLERFLNKSIHEVVRPLFVPFLCMVIMVPVTILLIGPVTTMGANGIAHSYNFLAENVPALAGAIIGGFWQIVVIFGVHWGITPMVLANFDLNGRDSFQAYQTIAVVAQVGAVLGVILKAKSQEARKVSVSAGITGLFGITEPAIYGVNLRFKKPFIFGCISGAIGAVVASFFHPYYFAYAGLPGPLTIVNGISQDYPMSIWGILIGCAIAIILPVVLIQVFGYGEDAAKEAAAAPLNEVAVSNPNDNEETISAPFSGKVILLSSVPDEVFSSGAMGEGLAIDPSDNKLYAPFDGTVVMVAPTKHAIGLRSEYGVELLVHIGLDTVTLDGKPFTLHVEDGVKFKKGDLLIEFDKKFIETQGLQTITPVIITNSSAYREVIVEDIKNSGLNQTLFTVVK, via the coding sequence ATGGGAGGGAAAATTAGAGATTATCACAAGCTTGCAGCAGACATTTTAGATGCGGTAGGCGGCGAAGAAAATATTGTAAGCGCTACACGCTGTGCCACTAGACTTCGAATTGTGTTAAAGCGCTCGAAGCCAGATGCCAAACGCAAGGTGTCTTCTATGCCTGGTGTCATTACGGTTGTTGAAAACAGCGGACAGTTTCAAGTTGTTATTGGGCAACACGTGGGAGATGTTTATGAAGAGTTTGCTAGTTTAGTAAACTTGGATACCACTGAGGAGCAAACTGAAAACAAAGGTACGATCTTAAACCGTGTGATTGCTACGATGTCCGCTGTGTTTGCACCATTTGTATACATCTTAGCAGCGGCAGGGATTTTACAGGGCTCATTAATACTAATTAATTTGTTTTCGGATAGCTTTGCAAAAACGGGCACCTATCAAGTATTAAGCTTCATTTCATGGGCACCGTTTGTTTTTTTACCGATTTTTATCGCCATCACAGCATCCAAGCATTTTAAAACCAATACCTACATCGCAGTGGCTTGCTGTGCAGCATTAGTTAGTCCAACATGGGCAGAAATGGCGGCGAAAATTTCAGACGGAAGCAGCATTACGTTTTTAGGTCTTCCCTTATCCGAAACGGTCTATACTTCTTCTGTTTTACCGCCTTTATTTTTAGTATGGATCTTGTCTTATCTTGAAAGGTTCCTAAATAAGAGCATTCATGAAGTCGTTAGACCGCTGTTTGTTCCGTTTTTATGTATGGTAATTATGGTTCCAGTAACAATTTTACTTATTGGTCCTGTTACCACGATGGGGGCTAATGGAATCGCTCATAGCTATAACTTTTTAGCTGAGAACGTACCTGCCTTAGCTGGAGCAATCATTGGCGGCTTCTGGCAAATTGTTGTGATCTTTGGAGTACACTGGGGAATTACGCCGATGGTACTTGCAAACTTTGATTTAAACGGCAGAGACTCATTCCAAGCGTATCAAACAATTGCCGTGGTAGCTCAAGTCGGAGCGGTACTTGGGGTTATTTTAAAAGCAAAAAGCCAAGAAGCACGCAAAGTCAGCGTATCAGCCGGGATAACAGGGCTATTTGGTATTACAGAACCGGCCATTTACGGCGTGAACTTACGTTTTAAAAAGCCGTTTATCTTTGGATGCATTTCAGGTGCTATTGGTGCTGTTGTAGCAAGCTTCTTTCACCCTTATTACTTTGCTTACGCAGGACTGCCCGGACCTCTGACCATTGTAAACGGAATCAGTCAAGACTACCCGATGTCAATCTGGGGAATTTTAATTGGATGTGCCATTGCGATTATTCTTCCCGTTGTGCTTATTCAAGTGTTTGGTTACGGAGAAGATGCAGCAAAAGAAGCAGCTGCTGCTCCTTTAAACGAAGTAGCCGTCAGCAATCCCAACGACAATGAAGAAACGATCAGCGCACCGTTTAGCGGAAAAGTCATTCTTCTTTCTAGCGTACCGGACGAAGTATTCAGCTCAGGTGCGATGGGAGAAGGATTAGCGATTGATCCTTCAGATAATAAGCTTTATGCACCTTTTGACGGAACGGTTGTTATGGTAGCACCAACAAAGCACGCCATCGGCCTTCGATCAGAATACGGCGTTGAATTACTTGTTCATATTGGATTAGATACCGTTACGTTAGACGGCAAGCCGTTTACGCTGCATGTAGAAGACGGTGTAAAGTTTAAAAAAGGCGATTTACTGATTGAATTTGATAAAAAATTTATTGAAACACAGGGATTACAAACCATTACGCCGGTTATTATCACCAATTCAAGTGCTTATCGAGAAGTGATTGTTGAAGATATTAAAAATAGCGGGCTGAATCAAACATTATTTACCGTAGTGAAATAA